In Gossypium hirsutum isolate 1008001.06 chromosome D01, Gossypium_hirsutum_v2.1, whole genome shotgun sequence, the genomic window ttaatgtagTAGACAGAATAACTAGATAGTAACATATGGTGTGCTATGTTTACCTTATACTGATATATAGGaaccagtttttaacaataaaaataaataaaaattttaagaaatgaCTAATTTTCTCTTTAATCTTTAATGTAACGAACAAGCattgatttataaataaaatataacttctAATGCAGGGCTCTACTATATTTTCACCGTAATCTTGCAATGCAATGAAATTGCCCCTAAAAAAACACAAAACGAGGGCGGGAAAGGATTAAAGAAAAAGACGAGAAAGCTAAAACTTACATTGGATCCATCGTAAAATCTGAGCCGTCCATTTGACAAAGAAAAATCAGCGCTTTCCCTTGCGCGGCAAATTCTCTACCACCTTCCAATTAATAAATCACCCCccttgtttttcttaaaataaattttgttattgatTCATATATTCTGCCTACTCtaattttgttacttttttttttggattttacaattttaatcccATGTAGTTATCTGTTTCattacattaaattttttatttttaaaaatttataacttatgtaTGATACAAGATTAGAGGTAAAATTTGATTGGGAATGTAATTGAGAGGCCTCTTTATTATAGGGAcataatcaaattagtccctctattatcaaattgatcaatttagtttttatattattaaaagaaatcaaataatgCTAAATTAAAATACAGTtaatattgtttaaaaaatatcatttactattcaacaaaattaatattttaaagtgTTTATGGTTTTATACATGAAATCTTTTGTTTCGAATTAAATTACAATTGAAAAAACAATTTTCAAGgcgtttttactttttttttgcaatttggatttattttaattatttttaaggtaaagagactaaattgatctgtttaataatagagggactagTTTGATTTAATCCCTATAATACAGGGATCTCCCAAGTAGTTTGGAGgactgaaatataaaaattaaaaaagtagaaCCATCAAATTAGAGTATAAAGACTAAATACGTAACTTAATATAACATAAGTGCTAATATCACAAATTGACCTCTTTAAAATGATATCATCGACAACCCTAGCCGCCATCTACTATTTCTTTCCCATTTCATTTTCGATCTCACTTTCTTTTCCAAAAATATGATTTTCGTGATATTCCaaaactctattttattttctctcttcaatttctagGAAAAaacccattttaaaaaaaaaaatcattttctctGTCTCTTGGTAAAGAACAGAgattttcgtttttttttgggTTATGAAAATTTGGAGTTGATTGATCTTTACTCACcttcctttttttctttgtttactCACTACTTTGTTGTAGCTGAGTCAGAGATTATCAGATTTGTTGATAACTCGGTCTCGATCCGCTTCTTAACTGGAGTTTTATCCGTTGAGTTTCGTTACTTTCTATTTTTTGTAAAGTTCTGCTGTTGTTTCTTGGGTTCTTGTTTCGACTGAGTCAAGTCGGCGTTCCGTTCTTTATCGACTGAGTGGACTCCTTGCGAAGTTCGCTGAGCTAACTCGCTAGTTGGGGGTGGGGAAGAAGAAGAACCGAAAGGCGATGCCTTCGGTGGGGATGAGGCGGACCACGAGGGTTTTCAGGATGGTGAAGAGCTCGGAGGCGCTGGTTCTTCGTTCCGGCCGGCGACTCTGGCCTGATTCCGTCGAAGTAGAGCCCAAGAGTGGAGTAAATAAGGCCATTTCCGAGGTAAATGGGAATCCAAAAATATTAGTCAACGAAGAGATTCCAAAGAAACAATCAAGGAAAAAGAAAGCTGAAGCTGTAAATGATGATGCCACTGATGATAGGAGGTTTGGGGTTGTTTATAGCCGAAAAAGGAAACGAAATGGAGTTCCAAACTGTCAACTTTCATTGAATTCGGAGCAGAAGAAGTGTGGGAAAAAGTTTCACAGAAGGCGGGTCATTAAGAAGACCAACAACGATGTGAAAGAATCGAGAATGTTCGCTTTTGTTGTCGGAAATGGAGGTTATCATGGCTGGTTTTCGAACCTTTTGTGGTTGGTTTTGGGTTATCTTAAAAGGGCAAATGTAAGGTTCTCTGGACTTGCTGCCTTTTTAATGTCTCAGCCATTGTCAAGTGTTTACGCTTCTAATGGTGTTCATTTGTTGCGGGTAAGTTCTTAAGATTTAGTTCTTAGTAACATGTATGTACTGAAGCTGGATTGCATAAAGCATTTCATTTATTGGTTTTTGTTTATAAAAATTCATTTCAGGGACTTCCTGCAAATAGAAGTGGAATATGCAAGTTTTATGGGGATAGGGGGTTCATTCCGCTGTTTTATGTGGATTTTTCTGCAGTTCCCTATAGTTTTATGTATATGCATTACGGAATGCTGCTTTGTTCAAGGCGTATGCAATTAGTTCTTGTAAATACTGATGAAATATTTAGTGCATGTGAAGAAGACAAGCCATGTCTAACCTCTGTTGTAGATTTTTCCAAGCGTTTGAGTGGTTCTAATGTAGTTAAGGTTGATAATTTCGGGAGCAAAGGCGTTTCAGATCGAGCTTCCAAACTAAAAGAAATAGGTCGAAATGGTCACTATAAACATGGTCTTTCTCGCATTATCCAGAGGAGGAGGAGTTCGATGCGGAGAAGGAGAGCTAGAAGTCCTTGGCTTCTCGGCATACATAAGGCTAGTGGAGCTCCAATGTCTGATTTGAGCAGTAGTAGGAGAAAAAGCATTCCTTTTTCTTCTGTTGTTTCTAGAAACAAGCTTAGGTGTTCAGTCCGTAATAGTTCAGCGAACTTAGCTGATGTTAGCTCTTCTATTTCGAACTTAATGCAGGGTGCAGATTCATTACAGTGCTCTGCCAATATATTAGTCACTGAACCGGACAGATGTTACAGGGAAGAAGGAGCCATTGTCGCTTTGGAGCTCTCTGCTTCACGAGAATGGCTTCTAGTTGTAGAAAAAGATGGGTCAACTAAGTATACATACAAGGTAGATAGAGCTATCAGGCCCAGTTCTTGCAACCGGTTCACGCATGCAATAATTTGGACCGGTGATGATAATTGGAAGCTTGAGTTTGTGAATCGGCAGGACTGGGTCATTTTCAAGGATCTTTACAAGGAATGTTCCGAGCGAAATGCACCTTCTTCAACTGCCAAGATGATCCCTGTGCCAGGGGTTTGTGAAGTTTCAGGGTACGAGGATAGAGCTTTTGTACCGTTTCAAAGACCAGATTTCTATATCACTTTAGATGGGGATGAGGTATCTAGAGCCTTGGCAAAGAGGACTGCAAATTATGACATGGACTCGGAAGATGAGGAATGGTTGAAGAATTTCAATAATGCGTTTTTTTCTGGAAATGGTAATTGCGAGCATCTTTCAGAGGATTGTTTTGAGCTTATGGTTGATGCTTTCGAGAAGGAGGCCTATTTCCGTACTCCGGATGATCACTCTGATGACAAGGGTGCTACCAATCTATGTCTTGATCTGGCTAGTGGAGAAGTGGTTGAAGCTGTTCATGCTTATTGGTTGAGAAAAAGGAAGAGACGATCGGCACTGCTTAGAgtttttcaggtaaaattagtaTTTTGTCTTAATTACATCATCTTGTTATCACAGTAcatttcttcagtttctctggtGTATTGCTTGCCTAGTAGGAATTCTTATGGTAATGGATATTGCTTTGAAATTTCTTTGTGTAAATAGACTTTGTCGTAGTCCTTCAGGTAAATCACTTAGTTGTATTATACTATCATTGTACACCATTATTTTTCTGTAAGTAAGAAGATTTTGCTTGTGTCCCAGTGTTATTGTTCCTTGAAATATACCTTTATAGAGACTTTTTTGTTCTACTTCTTTGATTCCTCCTTCCTTTTTTCATGCAACGAGTTTGAAGAGTTGTATATTCAAAGGTCAAATGATCTACCTTTTTAGCAGCTGCTTCAATTGCTTAATATAAATTACATGTTGAAAGTGATTTGATGCTAAATTTGAGTAAGAGATAAACAAGACACAGTTTACCAGGATTATGTtcatatatacgtacatataaaAATTTAGAGCAAAATTAACTAGGTTTCAGGCCAGCTTCTTTTTTCTTGATTGAAGTTTGAGGCATAAAATATTGAATCAACCATCTTGCTGATGTGGCAT contains:
- the LOC107922267 gene encoding uncharacterized protein isoform X2, giving the protein MPSVGMRRTTRVFRMVKSSEALVLRSGRRLWPDSVEVEPKSGVNKAISEVNGNPKILVNEEIPKKQSRKKKAEAVNDDATDDRRFGVVYSRKRKRNGVPNCQLSLNSEQKKCGKKFHRRRVIKKTNNDVKESRMFAFVVGNGGYHGWFSNLLWLVLGYLKRANVRFSGLAAFLMSQPLSSVYASNGVHLLRGLPANRSGICKFYGDRGFIPLFYVDFSAVPYSFMYMHYGMLLCSRRMQLVLVNTDEIFSACEEDKPCLTSVVDFSKRLSGSNVVKVDNFGSKGVSDRASKLKEIGRNGHYKHGLSRIIQRRRSSMRRRRARSPWLLGIHKGADSLQCSANILVTEPDRCYREEGAIVALELSASREWLLVVEKDGSTKYTYKVDRAIRPSSCNRFTHAIIWTGDDNWKLEFVNRQDWVIFKDLYKECSERNAPSSTAKMIPVPGVCEVSGYEDRAFVPFQRPDFYITLDGDEVSRALAKRTANYDMDSEDEEWLKNFNNAFFSGNGNCEHLSEDCFELMVDAFEKEAYFRTPDDHSDDKGATNLCLDLASGEVVEAVHAYWLRKRKRRSALLRVFQGHKVKKSPVVPKPVLRKRRLGKRQASSGRGKQPSLLQAMAAEHHPLGEENAMVKVEEARASAARSVELAILKRQQAQLLMQNADMATYKAVMALRIAEAARFIKSSDVSVAQLFDP
- the LOC107922267 gene encoding uncharacterized protein isoform X1; translation: MPSVGMRRTTRVFRMVKSSEALVLRSGRRLWPDSVEVEPKSGVNKAISEVNGNPKILVNEEIPKKQSRKKKAEAVNDDATDDRRFGVVYSRKRKRNGVPNCQLSLNSEQKKCGKKFHRRRVIKKTNNDVKESRMFAFVVGNGGYHGWFSNLLWLVLGYLKRANVRFSGLAAFLMSQPLSSVYASNGVHLLRGLPANRSGICKFYGDRGFIPLFYVDFSAVPYSFMYMHYGMLLCSRRMQLVLVNTDEIFSACEEDKPCLTSVVDFSKRLSGSNVVKVDNFGSKGVSDRASKLKEIGRNGHYKHGLSRIIQRRRSSMRRRRARSPWLLGIHKASGAPMSDLSSSRRKSIPFSSVVSRNKLRCSVRNSSANLADVSSSISNLMQGADSLQCSANILVTEPDRCYREEGAIVALELSASREWLLVVEKDGSTKYTYKVDRAIRPSSCNRFTHAIIWTGDDNWKLEFVNRQDWVIFKDLYKECSERNAPSSTAKMIPVPGVCEVSGYEDRAFVPFQRPDFYITLDGDEVSRALAKRTANYDMDSEDEEWLKNFNNAFFSGNGNCEHLSEDCFELMVDAFEKEAYFRTPDDHSDDKGATNLCLDLASGEVVEAVHAYWLRKRKRRSALLRVFQGHKVKKSPVVPKPVLRKRRLGKRQASSGRGKQPSLLQAMAAEHHPLGEENAMVKVEEARASAARSVELAILKRQQAQLLMQNADMATYKAVMALRIAEAARFIKSSDVSVAQLFDP